Genomic segment of Panicum virgatum strain AP13 chromosome 2K, P.virgatum_v5, whole genome shotgun sequence:
gcataataaattatttaattgtctaataattcaattcattgcataagaaatctaataatgttcatagaaaatattacaagacataattaGTTaagccaggtactatggccactgctctgctcaccgaaaggattcatgccatccgtacttaagccgaatcttatattcctcgcatcatttgtaaatgttgggaatgttctgtccacttttctccactgcgacccatcagcggggtgtctcaacatattgtcttgcttacgttcttctttgtgccatcgcatcaatttagcattcgttttgttcatgaacaaactttccagacgtggtattagaggaaaataccacatcaccttggcaggcaccctcttcttgacacgcaccCCCTCAACGTCggctggatcatctcgagggatcttataccggcatgcgtttgcatacagggcatgaatccaaattttcatactcacctcgatatatgatgcagtcattaggacaagcatatatcttctgtgcctctaatcctaaaggacaaacaacttttttttgcctcgtatgttgtctccggcaaggtgttaccctcagggagtaagttttttataagtttcagcaactcctcgaattccttgtcagacaaaccatttgatgccttctattgcaataattccaatgtggtactcAACTtttttttggtcttgtttgcaatcagtgtacaacaatattctgtagtcctccaacatacgcttcagatctctcgattccttttctgtttcgcaaccttcctcaggttcgcgcagcatctgaccaagatcatcttctacaacgtatccttcaatATCTTCTTCatgctcacccattgcagtgtcattgaaaaaggaattataattggctgcaaagtcaggaatcctgtcctcttcttctacattattatccagcacaattcctctttcgccatgcttggtccaaacatagtagttcggcatgaaaccactattgaacaagtgactatggatggttcttgatgatgcgTAATCTTTCTCATTCTTACGGAATTTGCATgaacaacgaacgaaaccgccatacttgtgtttctcggccgcttctatgaattcatgcacgtcATCTATGAACTCCTTTAAACGCCAGTCGGctatgtacatccattgccgactcatctgggtccacaatacatttatatacatcattgtactgtacaaatagtttattcatactaccaatttataacaatacatttatataattgataatgcatataactataataaataaatactattcacttatcaaataaattaataaaacatataaatacaataatttgatagtattcaaatatcaaataaattgataacgcatataactacaataagatgctacaaataaaaataattatcacatgtataaactaaatcaagtaataattgtttctaaaaattaattgctaagttataaagaaaaataactaacttttttttttaaaaaaaagcaaaaaatcccctcacctcactcagctgccatgaacagtgatttCACAGCAGCTtgaggggggaggggctggggtatttataggctcaggccaaaggcaccggttggtttcaatgacccggtgctaaattttgttcaatagcaccgggtcaaggcaccaaccggtgccttagccccgagctcctggcagctgtcgcgtttcatcaccataggaaccggttattaccatcaaccggtgcctatagtgCCGTTTTCATTTgataccgggtggtggttcaaaTCGGTAGCTATACTGAtgcattggaaccggttggaaccaccacccggtgccaattgtCCTCCACTAGATTGGTCCAAGActaaaggtaccggttggtgttgcAACCGGTACCAATAGCAGCCGGTACTTTGGTCTTGCACCGATGGTCCGTTTTCTAGCAGTGCGTTGGGAGGCATTCGTGGCGGCGGATCGGCCCCCGGCCGTCTCTCGCCGGCGTGGCGGCAGATCGGCTCCCGCCCGAAGGTCGCCATACGGTCTTAACCCTGGGAGGTGGGGTGGCAGCCCATGTTTGCCGGCGGACACTCATCCGTCCGGTGGATCGAGGCCCCGCCTGGTGCTCGATGACGAGgacggcttcggcggcggcaggtGGATGGGGATCCCCGAGCGGGTGCGGTACAGCCTCGCTCAACGCCACCGTCAGGTTCACCTTCCGCAACATCTGCACCTTCTTCGGGGTGCACTCCCGCCGATCCCGTCACGCTCTACTACACCCCTCCCGCTCGCCTCCGGCAATGTAAGCTTGCTGATTCCTCTGCCTGCTTCGCCTCGTGCATCCTTTCTTCAATCTCTTTGCACCAGCTAGCAATACGTTGCATGTTCATACTTCCCGATCGATCGATCAATGTGTGCCACTTAGCTCAGCAACGCGGTAGTCATCGATTCAGTCAAAATTGATTCCCAAAGTCTCTAATAATTTGAGGATGAGTAGCGTGCTTTACAATTAATTTGAGGATGAGTAGCGTGCTTTACAATTTATCACTTTGATGGTATTAGTAGAAGCTAAGGACTGGCCTAAGCAGAGTCGCTGTAGTACTACTAGCCATTACTGAGTGCAATGAACTAAGCTAGGACAAGCATTGTAAATACTGTAAATTTGTCACTTTTATGGCAATGTACAGGATTTCTTGAGAGATTTTATTTGATGTTAGGAGCAGCTAAACCTCAAATTTTAGCATATTGAGCTAATTCATGGCAAAAGGCTTCTTACATACGAGGATCAGTATTTAATTCTGCTTATTTTAATACGTGGGCTCAAATATTTGAGTATAGCTTCAGGTGTACTCGATTTGTTTACTCATCAGCCACAACAGGGTACTTTCTAGTTTATTTATATGCATATGCAGGTTTTGTGCAGATCATTAATTCAGCagtttcttctctttttctttacaGCTTGAGGTTTGTGTCTCTTACCTTATCAGAATTGGAATTTCTTATATCAAATATGAAGGTTCCCTATTTCTTTCTGTATCATGTGCAGGATCACAGTTCCTATATTGCCTTGGATAGATCTACTGATTGGATATAgttgttgcggtttggtcttgaTCAGTCAGGTAAGCAAATCTAAATCTTTAATTTGCATGTGCAGCTGTATTAATATTTAGGACAGCAAATGAGAGATTACTTCTTAGAatcttttcatatttttatatGTTTGTCAGTACAAAAGGCTAATTTTGTTTGCTTGATACTGCTAATAACATTTAAAGTTTAAAGTTGAAATAAACAGAACCATGGAATTAAATCTATTTTTCTACATCTTCAAGCTTTGGGGCGATCACGGGAGGGCTGCTTCTTCATCGGCGATTGCTGCGTTGGGGCGCGCTGCTTTGATAAAAAATATTGTACAGGATTTAAACTTACGTTTGATGCTGTATTCAATATATAGATTGAGAATTTTCAGTGAAAAAAAGGCCCAGTTTAGTGGTCACTGCCTCTCTGGCCAGCAAGGAGTGAACAccccaaaagaagaaaaagaaagaaactgaAACCGCAACTTTCTCCTGCATCTCTGTATGATCAATGATCTGCTGGATCACAAATCTAACAT
This window contains:
- the LOC120674679 gene encoding uncharacterized protein LOC120674679 isoform X2, yielding MTRTASAAAGGWGSPSGCGTASLNATVRFTFRNICTFFGVHSRRSRHALLHPSRSPPAMITVPILPWIDLLIGYSCCGLVLISQLWGDHGRAASSSAIAALGRAALIKNIVQDLNLRLMLYSIYRLRIFSEKKAQFSGHCLSGQQGVNTPKEEKERN
- the LOC120674679 gene encoding uncharacterized protein LOC120674679 isoform X1; protein product: MTRTASAAAGGWGSPSGCGTASLNATVRFTFRNICTFFGVHSRRSRHALLHPSRSPPAILRITVPILPWIDLLIGYSCCGLVLISQLWGDHGRAASSSAIAALGRAALIKNIVQDLNLRLMLYSIYRLRIFSEKKAQFSGHCLSGQQGVNTPKEEKERN